The following proteins are encoded in a genomic region of Populus nigra chromosome 16, ddPopNigr1.1, whole genome shotgun sequence:
- the LOC133676274 gene encoding squamosa promoter-binding-like protein 18, with protein sequence MESGSYVLGGKGHVSNEPTSSSDTFSRSKNVLMSCDLKNQCNFEYNFLASGSQAIENGARGELGYQQLIEKHAPDTSIRNALISEVSGRKNINPFVVTPNSFSLEDESTSRLSSTAMDSDCRVSAFIDLNLGRFGDPRDVQNCRRIPKSTSIVSPSKSSAPPRRHRAGMNYHTAYCQVYDCNKDLSSSKEYHKRHKVCEVHSRTAKVIVNGIEQRFCQQCSRFHLLAEFDDGKRSCRKRLAGHNERRRKPQVGLQSGRTGRLLHPYSGFSSSRFHGTALPTTSFICQDILQSGLSHPDKYGANDWCKRVKIEDGTGFSPPSAIPITNAYLHSKPLFPSNNSEKMFPTFHEDGASSTASGNIFNESTDRYPDVMGGRTSSSHSFLLDTSLGNDEFAAFDAASTIQELSGITASGCARSLLSSQSQNSSSHSSGIPMAQQLLVSCRNTCYGMDQIIGVSSQVSSSTGVPNKFPSWVTSSVKGSHLGPIPIPENSHVVNFDITDGVYHGFNAKDHLGSEDDTTIDLLQLSSQLQRVEHQKQSMQEKQEMILSAAPASLKKASKFL encoded by the exons ATGGAGTCTGGGAGCTATGTTCTTGGAGGGAAGGGTCATGTATCCAATGAGCCAACATCATCTTCTGATACGTTTTCAAGAAGCAAAAATGTTTTGATGAGTTGCGATTTGAAAAATCAATGTAATTTTGAATATAACTTCTTAGCCTCAGGTTCACAAGCTATTGAGAATGGAGCTCGTGGGGAACTAGGTTATCAGCAATTGATAGAGAAACATGCACCTGACACCTCAATCAGGAATGCCTTAATAAGTGAGGTGTCTGGTAGAAAAAACATCAATCCCTTTGTGGTAACCCCAAATTCATTTTCCTTAGAAGATGAGTCCACTTCCAGGCTTTCAAGCACTGCGATGGACTCTGATTGCAGGGTTTCTGCATTCATTGATTTGAATCTTGGGAGGTTTGGTGATCCTAGAGATGTACAGAATTGCAGAAGAATTCCCAAAAGCACATCTATCGTGTCCCCATCCAAGTCATCTGCACCTCCAAGAAGGCATCGAGCAGGAATGAATTACCATACTGCCTATTGCCAAGTTTATGATTGTAACAAGGATCTCAGCTCCTCAAAAGAGTATCACAAGAGACATAAAGTATGTGAAGTTCACTCCAGGACTGCCAAAGTCATTGTCAACGGAATAGAACAGAGGTTCTGTCAGCAATGCAGCAG GTTTCATTTGCTCGCTGAATTTGATGATGGTAAGCGCAGCTGTCGCAAACGCCTTGCAGGCCACAATGAGCGAAGGAGAAAGCCTCAAGTTGGTCTTCAATCTGGACGAACTGGAAGGCTACTTCACCCTTACAGTG GCTTTTCCAGCAGTAGGTTTCATGGAACTGCGTTACCAACAACATCTTTTATCTGCCAAGACATACTCCAGAGTGGCCTATCGCATCCTGATAAATATGGAGCAAATGATTGGTGCAAGCGTGTAAAAATTGAAGATGGGACTGGTTTTAGTCCACCATCAGCAATTCCCATTACAAATGCATATCTGCACTCAAAGCCCCTCTTCCCTTCTAATAATTCTGAGAAAATGTTTCCTACTTTTCATGAAGATGGAGCTAGCAGTACTGCATCAGGAAACATTTTCAATGAGAGCACTGATAGATATCCAGATGTTATGGGAGGCAGAACTTCTAGTTCACATTCGTTTCTCCTGGATACGTCTTTGGGAAATGATGAATTCGCTGCTTTTGATGCAGCATCAACAATTCAAGAGTTATCGGGGATCACAGCTTCTGGCTGTGCTCGCTCTCTTCTGTCATCTCAATCACAAAATTCTTCAAGCCATTCATCAGGAATTCCTATGGCCCAGCAGCTACTAGTTTCATGCAGAAATACATGTTACGGCATGGATCAAATCATAGGAGTTAGCTCACAGGTTTCTTCAAGTACTGGGGTGCCAAATAAGTTCCCTTCATGGGTGACGAGTTCCGTCAAGGGGAGTCATTTGGGTCCAATACCGATACCTGAAAATAGCCATGTCGTCAACTTTGATATAACAGATGGGGTATACCATGGATTTAATGCCAAAGATCACCTTGGCAGTGAAGATGACACCACTATTGACTTGCTTCAACTGTCGTCACAGCTTCAGCGAGTGGAACATCAAAAGCAATCAATGCAAGAGAAACAGGAAATGATCCTTTCAGCTGCCCCGGCATCACTCAAAAAGGCCAGTAAATTTCTTTGA
- the LOC133675108 gene encoding probable UDP-arabinopyranose mutase 1, with protein sequence MAETSASPTLLLKDELDIVIPTIRNLDFLEMWRPFFQPYHLIIVQDGDPSKIIKVPGGFDYELYNRNDINRILGPKASCISFKDSACRCFGYLVSKKKYIFTIDDDCFVAKDPSGKEINALQQHIKNLLAPSTPFFFNTLYDPYREGTDFVRGYPFSLREGVPTAVSHGLWLNIPDYDAPTQLVKPLEKNTRFVDAVMTIPKGTLFPMCGMNLAFNRELIGPAMYFGLMGDGQPIGRYDDMWAGWCTKVICDHMGWGVKTGLPYIWHSKASNPFVNLKKEYKGIYWQEELIPFFQSAILPKDCTTVQKCYIELSKQVRAKLGKVDEYFIKLADAMVTWVEAWDELNQTGKSSDVPNGAAK encoded by the exons ATGGCTGAGACCAGTGCCTCTCCGACTCTTCTTTTGAAAGATGAGCTTGATATTGTAATCCCGACAATAAGAAACCTTGATTTCTTGGAGATGTGGAGGCCATTCTTTCAGCCATACCATCTTATCATAGTCCAAGATGGTGACCCTtcaaaaatcatcaaagtcCCTGGAGGCTTTGATTATGAGCTTTATAATAGGAATGATATTAATAGGATTTTGGGTCCTAAAGCCTCTTGCATTTCCTTCAAGGATTCTGCCTGTAGGTGCTTTGGTTACTTGGTTTCTAAGAAGAAGTACATCTTCACTATTGATGATGATTGCTTT GTGGCTAAAGATCCATCTGGCAAAGAAATTAATGCTCTTCAGCAGCACATAAAGAACCTTCTGGCTCCATCCACTCCATTTTTCTTCAACACCCTGTATGACCCATACCGAGAGGGTACAGATTTTGTTCGTGGGTATCCATTCAGCCTTCGCGAGGGTGTCCCCACTGCTGTATCTCATGGCCTTTGGCTCAACATCCCAGATTACGATGCTCCCACCCAGCTTGTCAAGCCTCTTGAGAAGAACACGCG GTTTGTGGATGCTGTTATGACAATTCCAAAAGGAACCCTCTTCCCAATGTGTGGCATGAATCTGGCATTTAACCGTGAGTTGATTGGTCCTGCAATGTACTTTGGTCTCATGGGTGATGGTCAGCCAATTGGACGCTATGATGATATGTGGGCTGGCTGGTGCACCAAG GTTATCTGCGACCACATGGGCTGGGGAGTCAAGACAGGATTGCCTTACATCTGGCATAGTAAAGCAAGCAACCCATTTGTGAACCTTAAGAAAGAATACAAAGGAATCTATTGGCAAGAAGAACTGATCCCATTTTTCCAGTCTGCTATCCTTCCGAAGGACTGCACCACTGTTCAGAAGTGCTATATTGAACTCTCCAAGCAAGTTAGGGCAAAACTTGGTAAAGTTGATGAATACTTTATCAAGCTAGCAGATGCAATGGTCACATGGGTTGAGGCATGGGATGAGCTGAACCAAACCGGAAAGTCCAGTGACGTACCCAATGGTGCTGCAAAATAG